A window of Gasterosteus aculeatus chromosome 9, fGasAcu3.hap1.1, whole genome shotgun sequence contains these coding sequences:
- the nup133 gene encoding nuclear pore complex protein Nup133 isoform X1, which produces MFTPRSTPSTGRRQQGRNTGRKSASGAAAALLFSPRRTPLSARSTPSRPQTHSAADSINYDVQPFGSSLPVKVMEALTMADVDDQISVKVNESGWAWMVCGERLIIWKISQTAVAKLSVCKELQLPGSEYSYTADLVALASAAPLESAPVQSISVLAVAAEGTARLWSSLAQEGNYTETDVDLGDLCNFVVAVNGGSFVLSSVKSRLLRASADSSGKLQWRALQQGQGVLSGIGRRVSSLFGMLSPPANDTLHSVLWVGGASCLYTLTSSSLSKWEVDDSWEHQILTWDAQRALSESVADAIWGSESNYEELKEGANVTYLDMKLSQAGLVVLAAAWHPSDAPCLAYFCLVTLQDNGAAISDQFTVEVTKYNPPFQSEEALQATRLVLPRCPGSTAFLHNEEMVFASPTCTGSGGLPDEKISFSSPGDGVRGGGCCADLPVFFSQNSGLVAVVARQSASILPETMEDSLFASLAATPEVSVMETPTRAEPVAQEDKTKLLKAAFLQFCRNDLVGAQTVTDELFPPDGEGGGELDDVVTRIDLDLVDDYPASDPRWAESVPDESAGFPLTSLIILHQLEDKMKAHVCFMDFLLQAGLLDRLGCVTVRSSPMATRLLLCEHAEKLQAAMALKSHHTKRGELVNRAVGLALQRNNAAVPPSLTPADVFFREVSQISSVLDCLLDEEERSLKENPVDSVQWAEGVLAVNSILKDMLQAATQYRETKAFMYRASESAAAEPEYVPWTASGAVGGVRSVISRQHDLVLRSVYPHADSELRAALCEQLAALLDVHLGGYVAQLTSLQRQRPPGAQQERYNSLEMEYSQRRAELLAPLLELGQYQWVAALAEKYCDFDILVQMCEQTDNQSRLQHYLTKFADQNFADFLFRWYMEKGKRGKLLSQPAAQHQQLASFLQSHQHLSWLHHIHVHDYCSANRTLHSQANAETRYFVKKKTLLALSKLTVLSSDLPEDQLDKQVDEIVEQERFLLHQETLPRQLLEDKQQNPDTMPLLSAHDLIQLYICDDNRRANEYDFKKALDLLEYIDEEDAGDIDSLKCEIFGKALRRDDWFSDDGTDDPLEAAKDSVFVKILLKLIQEGVSLQTYLPDVKELLELDDLGALKSKPYFEFVLRANYEHYLEVQM; this is translated from the exons ATGTTTACCCCCCGCTCCACCCCGAGCACCGGCCGCCGGCAGCAGGGCAGGAACACCGGGAGGAAGAGCGCCTCCGGTGCGGCCGCCGCTCTGCTGTTCTCCCCGCGCAGGACGCCGCTGTCCGCCAG GTCAACACCTTCCAGGCCGCAGACCCATTCGGCTGCAGATTCCATCAACTACGACGTGCAGCCCTTCGGCTCGTCGCTGCCCGTCAAAGTGATGGAGGCCCTGACGATGGCGGATG TCGACGACCAGATCTCCGTGAAGGTGAACGAGAGCGGCTGGGCCTGGATGGTGTGCGGAGAGCGACTGATCATCTGGAAGATCTCCCAGACCGCCGTGGCCAAG CTGTCTGTGTGTAAGGAGCTGCAGCTGCCCGGCAGCGAGTACAGCTACACCGCCGACCTCGTGGCCTTGGCCTCCGCCGCCCCTCTGGAGTCGGCCCCCGTTCAGTCCATCTCCGTCCTGGCGGTGGCGGCGGAGGGAACCGCTCGCTTGTGGAGCAGCTTGGCCCAGGAGGGCAACTACACGGAGACGGACGTGGACCTGGGGGACCTCTGCAACTTCGTTGTCGCGGTCAAT GGCGGAAGCTTCGTCCTGTCCTCCGTGAAGAGTCGGCTGTTGAGAGCGAGCGCCGACTCCTCGGGGAAGCTGCAGTGGCGGGCGCTGCAGCAGGGTCAGGGCGTCCTCTCCGGCATCGGACGCCGCGTCTCCAGCCTGTTCGGGATGCTCTCCCCGCCGGCCAACGACACG ctccacagCGTGCTGTGGGTGGGCGGAGCCAGCTGCCTCTACACGCTGACCAGCTCCAGTCTGAGCAAGTGGGAGGTGGACGACAGCTGGGAGCATCAGATCCTCACCTGGGACGCCCAGCGGGCGCTGAGCGAGAGCGTCGCCGACGCCATCTGG GGGTCAGAGAGCAACtacgaggagctgaaggagggaGCGAATGTGACGTACCTGGACATGAAGCTCagcca AGCCGGCCTGGTGGTTTTGGCGGCCGCCTGGCACCCGTCAGACGCCCCCTGCCTGGCTTACTTCTGCCTGGTCACCCTGCAGGACAACGGAGCCGCCATCTCCGACCAGTTCACCGTGGAAGTCACCAAGTACAACCCTCCGTTCCAG AGCGAGGAGGCCCTGCAGGCCACGCGGCTGGTGCTGCCGCGCTGCCCCGGCTCCACCGCCTTCCTGCACAACGAGGAGATGGTGTTCGCTTCCCCCACCTGCACCGGCAGCGGAGGACTGCCCGACGAGAAGATCAGCTTCAGCTCCCCCG GTGACGGCGTCCgcggaggaggctgctgcgCCGACCTGCCCGTCTTCTTCTCCCAGAACAGCGGGCTGGTGGCGGTGGTGGCGCGGCAGAGCGCCTCCATCCTGCCGGAGACGATGGAGGACTCGCTGTTCGCCTCGCTGGCCGCGACGCCGGAG GTTTCCGTGATGGAGACTCCGACCAGAGCGGAGCCGGTCGCTCAGGAGGACAAAACCAAACTCCTGAAGGCGGCTTTCCTGCAGTTCTGCCG CAACGACCTGGTGGGGGCTCAGACGGTCACAGACGAGCTCTTCCCCCCCgacggcgaggggggcggcgagcTGGACGACGTGGTGACCAGAATCGACCTGGACCTGGTGGACGACTACCCGGCCTCCGACCCCCGCTGGGCCGAGTCCGTCCCCGACG AGAGCGCCGGCTTTCCTCTCACCTCCCTCATCatcctccaccagctggaggACAAGATGAAGGCCCACGTCTGCTTCAtggacttcctgctgcag gcGGGTCTGCTGGACCGCCTCGGCTGCGTGACGGTGCGCTCGTCTCCCATGGCGACGCGCCTGCTGCTGTGCGAACACGCCGAGAAGCTGCAGGCGGCGATGGCGCTGAAGAGCCACCACACCAAGCGCGGCGAGCTGGTGAACCGGGCCGTCGGCCTGGCGCTGCAGAGGAACAACGCCGCCGTCCCGCCCAGCCTCACGCCCGCCGACGTCTTCTTCAGGGAG GTGTCTCAGATCTCCTCGGTGTTGGATTGCctgctggacgaggaggagcGGAGTCTGAAGGAGAACCCGGTGGACTCTGTGCAGTGGGCCGAGGGGGTTCTCGCCGTCAACAGCATCCTGAAG gacatGCTGCAGGCTGCTACTCAGTACAGGGAGACCAAAGCCTTCATGTACAGAGCCTCTGAGAGCGCCGCTGCGGAGCCGGAGTACGTCCCGTGGACGG CGTCGGGCGCCGTCGGCGGCGTTCGCTCCGTCATCTCCCGGCAGCACGACCTCGTCCTGCGCTCGGTGTACCCGCACGCCGACTCGGAGCTGCGCGCCGCCCTCTGCGAGCAGCTGGCGGCGCTGCTGGACGTCCACCTCGGCGGCTACGTGGCCCAGCTGACCTCGCTGCAGCGGCagaggcccccgggggcccaACAGGAGCGCTACAACAGCCTGGAGATGGAGTACAGCCAGCGGCGCGCCGAGCTGCTGGCCCCGCTGC TGGAACTGGGTCAGTACCAGTGGGTGGCGGCGCTGGCTGAGAAGTACTGTGACTTCGACATCCTGGTCCAGATGTGCGAGCAGACCGACAACCAGAGCCGCCTGCAGCACTACTTGACCAAGTTCGCAGACCAG AACTTTGCTGACTTCCTGTTCCGCTGGTACATGGAGAAAGGGAAGAGGGGGAAGCTGCTGTCCCAGCCGGCCGCGCAGCACCAGCAGCTGGCCAGCTTCCTGCAGTCGCACCAGCACCTGAGCTGGCTGCACCACATCCACGTGCACGACTACTGCAGC GCCAACCGCACGCTGCACAGCCAGGCCAACGCGGAGACGCGTTACTTCGTGAAGAAGAAGACGCTGCTGGCCCTCAGCAAGCTGACGGTGCTCTCATCCGACCTGCCGGAGGACCAACTCGACAAGCAAGTcgacg AAATCGTGGAGCAGGAGCGCTTCCTGCTGCATCAGGAGACTCTTCCCCGACAGCTTCTGGAGGACAAGCAGCAGAACCCCGACACCATGCCGCTGCTCAGCGCTCACGACCTCATACAG CTGTACATCTGCGACGACAACAGGCGAGCCAACGAGTACGACTTCAAAAAGGCCCTGGACCTGCTGGAGTACATCGACGAG GAGGACGCCGGGGACATCGACTCGCTGAAGTGCGAGATCTTCGGCAAAGCGCTCAGGAGAGACGA CTGGTTCTCGGATGACGGGACCGACGACCCTCTGGAAGCCGCCAAGGACAGCGTCTTTGTGAAGATCCTCCTCAAACTCATCCAGGAAG GGGTTTCTCTGCAGACGTACCTGCCTGACGTTaaagagctgctggagctggacgACCTGGGCGCTTTGAAATCAAAACCCTATTTTGAATTTGTCCTTCGGGCTAATTATGAACATTACCTGGAAGTCCAGATGTGA
- the LOC120814071 gene encoding B-cell receptor CD22-like, which produces MSPSAGGLVVFLLSVQVIQSQDGWRFNYPQTDVCAEKGSEVFIICDITHPPGIRPSDIKDRFWFTKEKDGEPVDLRTDSEYSARVEYGYYSYIKSGYLTITDVRESDSAEYKFTIRTNQPGEKYTGSPGVTLSVTDSGLQVQVRRLNSTWLELTCHSSCVLSDRAEYEWSKNEEIIKTGSSLRVSSGSTDRYSCYLIGSPGQRSPVVYGPQRPSVSASPSAEMLEGDSVTLTCSADANPAANYTWYKEHEDSPRASGQIFTITDFTAEHSGNYYCEAQNEMGRSNSTLLLITSSAHQRSLATPA; this is translated from the exons atgagtccatcagccggtggattagtcgtcttccttctctctgtacaag tgatacagagtcaggatggatggagattCAATTACCCTCAGACTGACGTCTGTGCTGAAAAAGGATCAGAAGTGTTCATAatctgtgacatcacacaccCACCTGGAATACGTCCCTCTGATATAAAGGACAGATTCTGGTTcactaaagagaaagatggtgaacctgtGGATCTGAGAACAGACTCTGAGTATTCAGCCCGTGTGGAGTATGGATATTATAGTTATATTAAGAGTGGTTATCTGACCATCACagacgtgagagagagcgactcagCTGAGTACAAATTCACAATCAGGACAAACCaaccaggagagaaatatactggttcacctggagtcactttgtctgtcacag attcaggtctccaggtgcaggtgagaagattaaattctacctggttggagctgacgtgtcacagcagctgtgttctgtcTGATCGTGCTGAATACGAGTGGTCCAAGAATGAAGAGATCATCAAGACAGGATCTTCTCTTCGagtctcctctggttctacagACAGATATTCCTGTTATTTAATTGGATCTCCTGGTCAACGTTCTCCTGTAGTGT atggtccacagcgtccctctgtgtcagcgagtccctctgctgagatgctggagggcgattcagtgactctgacctgtagcgctgatgctaacccagcagctaactacacctggtacaaggagcatgaagactcaccacgagcatcaggacagatcttcaccatcactgacttcacagctgaacacagtgggaattattactgtgaagCCCAGAACGAGATGGGACGTAGTAACTCCACCTTACTTCTGATTACTTCTTCAG CCCACCAGCGGAGCCTTGCCACGCCAGCGTGA
- the nup133 gene encoding nuclear pore complex protein Nup133 isoform X2, with translation MFTPRSTPSTGRRQQGRNTGRKSASGAAAALLFSPRRTPLSARSTPSRPQTHSAADSINYDVQPFGSSLPVKVMEALTMADVDDQISVKVNESGWAWMVCGERLIIWKISQTAVAKLSVCKELQLPGSEYSYTADLVALASAAPLESAPVQSISVLAVAAEGTARLWSSLAQEGNYTETDVDLGDLCNFVVAVNGGSFVLSSVKSRLLRASADSSGKLQWRALQQGQGVLSGIGRRVSSLFGMLSPPANDTLHSVLWVGGASCLYTLTSSSLSKWEVDDSWEHQILTWDAQRALSESVADAIWGSESNYEELKEGANVTYLDMKLSQAGLVVLAAAWHPSDAPCLAYFCLVTLQDNGAAISDQFTVEVTKYNPPFQSEEALQATRLVLPRCPGSTAFLHNEEMVFASPTCTGSGGLPDEKISFSSPGDGVRGGGCCADLPVFFSQNSGLVAVVARQSASILPETMEDSLFASLAATPEVSVMETPTRAEPVAQEDKTKLLKAAFLQFCRNDLVGAQTVTDELFPPDGEGGGELDDVVTRIDLDLVDDYPASDPRWAESVPDESAGFPLTSLIILHQLEDKMKAHVCFMDFLLQAGLLDRLGCVTVRSSPMATRLLLCEHAEKLQAAMALKSHHTKRGELVNRAVGLALQRNNAAVPPSLTPADVFFREVSQISSVLDCLLDEEERSLKENPVDSVQWAEGVLAVNSILKDMLQAATQYRETKAFMYRASESAAAEPEYVPWTASGAVGGVRSVISRQHDLVLRSVYPHADSELRAALCEQLAALLDVHLGGYVAQLTSLQRQRPPGAQQERYNSLEMEYSQRRAELLAPLLELGQYQWVAALAEKYCDFDILVQMCEQTDNQSRLQHYLTKFADQNFADFLFRWYMEKGKRGKLLSQPAAQHQQLASFLQSHQHLSWLHHIHVHDYCSANRTLHSQANAETRYFVKKKTLLALSKLTVLSSDLPEDQLDKQVDEIVEQERFLLHQETLPRQLLEDKQQNPDTMPLLSAHDLIQLYICDDNRRANEYDFKKALDLLEYIDEEDAGDIDSLKCEIFGKALRRDEFSDDGTDDPLEAAKDSVFVKILLKLIQEGVSLQTYLPDVKELLELDDLGALKSKPYFEFVLRANYEHYLEVQM, from the exons ATGTTTACCCCCCGCTCCACCCCGAGCACCGGCCGCCGGCAGCAGGGCAGGAACACCGGGAGGAAGAGCGCCTCCGGTGCGGCCGCCGCTCTGCTGTTCTCCCCGCGCAGGACGCCGCTGTCCGCCAG GTCAACACCTTCCAGGCCGCAGACCCATTCGGCTGCAGATTCCATCAACTACGACGTGCAGCCCTTCGGCTCGTCGCTGCCCGTCAAAGTGATGGAGGCCCTGACGATGGCGGATG TCGACGACCAGATCTCCGTGAAGGTGAACGAGAGCGGCTGGGCCTGGATGGTGTGCGGAGAGCGACTGATCATCTGGAAGATCTCCCAGACCGCCGTGGCCAAG CTGTCTGTGTGTAAGGAGCTGCAGCTGCCCGGCAGCGAGTACAGCTACACCGCCGACCTCGTGGCCTTGGCCTCCGCCGCCCCTCTGGAGTCGGCCCCCGTTCAGTCCATCTCCGTCCTGGCGGTGGCGGCGGAGGGAACCGCTCGCTTGTGGAGCAGCTTGGCCCAGGAGGGCAACTACACGGAGACGGACGTGGACCTGGGGGACCTCTGCAACTTCGTTGTCGCGGTCAAT GGCGGAAGCTTCGTCCTGTCCTCCGTGAAGAGTCGGCTGTTGAGAGCGAGCGCCGACTCCTCGGGGAAGCTGCAGTGGCGGGCGCTGCAGCAGGGTCAGGGCGTCCTCTCCGGCATCGGACGCCGCGTCTCCAGCCTGTTCGGGATGCTCTCCCCGCCGGCCAACGACACG ctccacagCGTGCTGTGGGTGGGCGGAGCCAGCTGCCTCTACACGCTGACCAGCTCCAGTCTGAGCAAGTGGGAGGTGGACGACAGCTGGGAGCATCAGATCCTCACCTGGGACGCCCAGCGGGCGCTGAGCGAGAGCGTCGCCGACGCCATCTGG GGGTCAGAGAGCAACtacgaggagctgaaggagggaGCGAATGTGACGTACCTGGACATGAAGCTCagcca AGCCGGCCTGGTGGTTTTGGCGGCCGCCTGGCACCCGTCAGACGCCCCCTGCCTGGCTTACTTCTGCCTGGTCACCCTGCAGGACAACGGAGCCGCCATCTCCGACCAGTTCACCGTGGAAGTCACCAAGTACAACCCTCCGTTCCAG AGCGAGGAGGCCCTGCAGGCCACGCGGCTGGTGCTGCCGCGCTGCCCCGGCTCCACCGCCTTCCTGCACAACGAGGAGATGGTGTTCGCTTCCCCCACCTGCACCGGCAGCGGAGGACTGCCCGACGAGAAGATCAGCTTCAGCTCCCCCG GTGACGGCGTCCgcggaggaggctgctgcgCCGACCTGCCCGTCTTCTTCTCCCAGAACAGCGGGCTGGTGGCGGTGGTGGCGCGGCAGAGCGCCTCCATCCTGCCGGAGACGATGGAGGACTCGCTGTTCGCCTCGCTGGCCGCGACGCCGGAG GTTTCCGTGATGGAGACTCCGACCAGAGCGGAGCCGGTCGCTCAGGAGGACAAAACCAAACTCCTGAAGGCGGCTTTCCTGCAGTTCTGCCG CAACGACCTGGTGGGGGCTCAGACGGTCACAGACGAGCTCTTCCCCCCCgacggcgaggggggcggcgagcTGGACGACGTGGTGACCAGAATCGACCTGGACCTGGTGGACGACTACCCGGCCTCCGACCCCCGCTGGGCCGAGTCCGTCCCCGACG AGAGCGCCGGCTTTCCTCTCACCTCCCTCATCatcctccaccagctggaggACAAGATGAAGGCCCACGTCTGCTTCAtggacttcctgctgcag gcGGGTCTGCTGGACCGCCTCGGCTGCGTGACGGTGCGCTCGTCTCCCATGGCGACGCGCCTGCTGCTGTGCGAACACGCCGAGAAGCTGCAGGCGGCGATGGCGCTGAAGAGCCACCACACCAAGCGCGGCGAGCTGGTGAACCGGGCCGTCGGCCTGGCGCTGCAGAGGAACAACGCCGCCGTCCCGCCCAGCCTCACGCCCGCCGACGTCTTCTTCAGGGAG GTGTCTCAGATCTCCTCGGTGTTGGATTGCctgctggacgaggaggagcGGAGTCTGAAGGAGAACCCGGTGGACTCTGTGCAGTGGGCCGAGGGGGTTCTCGCCGTCAACAGCATCCTGAAG gacatGCTGCAGGCTGCTACTCAGTACAGGGAGACCAAAGCCTTCATGTACAGAGCCTCTGAGAGCGCCGCTGCGGAGCCGGAGTACGTCCCGTGGACGG CGTCGGGCGCCGTCGGCGGCGTTCGCTCCGTCATCTCCCGGCAGCACGACCTCGTCCTGCGCTCGGTGTACCCGCACGCCGACTCGGAGCTGCGCGCCGCCCTCTGCGAGCAGCTGGCGGCGCTGCTGGACGTCCACCTCGGCGGCTACGTGGCCCAGCTGACCTCGCTGCAGCGGCagaggcccccgggggcccaACAGGAGCGCTACAACAGCCTGGAGATGGAGTACAGCCAGCGGCGCGCCGAGCTGCTGGCCCCGCTGC TGGAACTGGGTCAGTACCAGTGGGTGGCGGCGCTGGCTGAGAAGTACTGTGACTTCGACATCCTGGTCCAGATGTGCGAGCAGACCGACAACCAGAGCCGCCTGCAGCACTACTTGACCAAGTTCGCAGACCAG AACTTTGCTGACTTCCTGTTCCGCTGGTACATGGAGAAAGGGAAGAGGGGGAAGCTGCTGTCCCAGCCGGCCGCGCAGCACCAGCAGCTGGCCAGCTTCCTGCAGTCGCACCAGCACCTGAGCTGGCTGCACCACATCCACGTGCACGACTACTGCAGC GCCAACCGCACGCTGCACAGCCAGGCCAACGCGGAGACGCGTTACTTCGTGAAGAAGAAGACGCTGCTGGCCCTCAGCAAGCTGACGGTGCTCTCATCCGACCTGCCGGAGGACCAACTCGACAAGCAAGTcgacg AAATCGTGGAGCAGGAGCGCTTCCTGCTGCATCAGGAGACTCTTCCCCGACAGCTTCTGGAGGACAAGCAGCAGAACCCCGACACCATGCCGCTGCTCAGCGCTCACGACCTCATACAG CTGTACATCTGCGACGACAACAGGCGAGCCAACGAGTACGACTTCAAAAAGGCCCTGGACCTGCTGGAGTACATCGACGAG GAGGACGCCGGGGACATCGACTCGCTGAAGTGCGAGATCTTCGGCAAAGCGCTCAGGAGAGACGA GTTCTCGGATGACGGGACCGACGACCCTCTGGAAGCCGCCAAGGACAGCGTCTTTGTGAAGATCCTCCTCAAACTCATCCAGGAAG GGGTTTCTCTGCAGACGTACCTGCCTGACGTTaaagagctgctggagctggacgACCTGGGCGCTTTGAAATCAAAACCCTATTTTGAATTTGTCCTTCGGGCTAATTATGAACATTACCTGGAAGTCCAGATGTGA